CAGTTGTTATGTTATGAATACgtctcttaattactagtttcacctctacccaTCTTAactagaattaattgcttcatgatccgccCTTGATGCATATTTGAGTCAgctgtgccttaactgaaattgttatctcttctattgccatgttatttttcccctaactgcttatctttatttgaagttataattatctcttttaTAATTGTTCATCgttaattgaggctatgattatctttctgctgTTTATCCCTAATTGAAATTAttgtatctctttcttaattgccaatcttaaaagaagttagatatcctatattttagttgacttgtccttatttggaattattcgtcttgtgttagctccctcgttgtcatactgtatattgtggaccgttgttacataatatttcctttcttgttgagttgttcttattatgactagcattctctattgttgctactccttgtgaattagcTCCTCTGTTTCcttgagttctggaatttctgagttgacttatttgtcgtaccattgtattattgtcattattgctGTTGTATTAATTGTGCTATTGTGAttcacgaggtttctgccgtgcggttgttgttatggggttgcacaaggtttctgccatgctattactactattgatatttgcacatgcggcgtgacaaggcaggatatatatatatatatatatatatatatatatatatatatatatatatatatatatatatatatatatatatatatatgtgggttgcgcatatggcgagacaaggtgggaacattgttatgcacgtgtggcgagacaaggcgggcacttaatttattattgcacacatggcgagacaaggtgggctgtatcagggattgatttgtgatgatttgtgatagcttgggggaattcttgttgttgatatttttgtaGTGGTAGCATTACCAGTGTGAGTTTTATCTTGttaaagctgtgagaaaatattctacgtgttatCCGTTGTTTTTTCTTATGCTTATTTGTTGGTATGGACTacgttaggacacttgcacaagcatacacgtagttaagcactcttatcgatGTTCTttatattgttgagcatagatgctcacccttctTTACtttccttctatgtgagaatggatctattggcacgtgagtcgtcagcatagatgctcacccttgttcaagtattgagacccgtgagttatgATTTATCCGAAGTTctgtacctcgtggagtttgatgactaaaacctgatgtaaaagcggctGTAGTTGCTGAgctattacttgtccttgctgtatttgtgattctggatttaggttgtgttccattcacttttctgtgtcatttttatggtatttcGCCGATACttattgtttcctttcttattgccattactgcattgtgagccatattgcatagtctttatgtagatatcatatttttgttgttcatatacttataattgttcagtttattagaccagtaggtgtctggactgttcctcatcactactctaccgaggttagtcttgatacttactgggcaccgatgtggtgtgctcattctacacttctgcacatttttgtgcagatccaggtatttgttcgttagcAGCTGTGCGGGTCATTTttttggagactcaaggtaaacctgctgctgcgttcacaggcttcagagtcaccttcaagttttcattttgcacggtttattcttatttctgaaTAGTTATATTTAGAAATTTGTAGcaaactctatagagcttatgacttgtactaccggttttgggaattgtaaattatAAGAGAATTCTATTTCAAATTGGCAgatgttatttaaaaaaaatattgttgtttcaattaatgttaggcttacctagtccctaagactagatgccatcacgatacccaaacggaggggaaattgggtcgtgacaagttggtatcaaagctctaggttcgtaggtgctacgagtcataagcgagtttagtagagtcttgcggatcggtgcggagacgtctgtacttatcttcgagaggctacggaactattaggacagttttacttccttcattcctatcatgcgagttcattgatcttgaagtttgaacttttatcattccattctctcacatatggtgaggacacgagctgcagttccTGATGACGTTACCCCCGGAGCAGAtgtcgctaggggcagaggtagaggccgaCAAGGAGCACGTGGCGCAGTTAGGGCACCTACCAGAGCGGCAGcggaggagccgccagtagttccagttgggaGGCAGGTACCGGAGGTGCCTGCTGTTACCCCCAGACTTCAGGAGaacttagcacagttcctgagtatgtttggtacatttgcttaggcggggttgattccggttgctcCAACTACTTCACAGACCAGTAGAGGGACCCAAACTCCTGCcgcccacactccagagcagtgagttcatattggtcaggttccaggtgtcatggcgacacagcctgtggttCTAGTTTAGCCCGTGATCAGGGCAAcagcatctgaggaagagcagcttagacttgcaaggttaaagaaatatgaccctcgtacattcagtggtttggcttcagagagtgcacatggttttctggaggagtgtcatcgcattctccgcactatgggaaTTGTTGAGACAAATGGGGtagcttttactacgttccagcttaaaaGAATGGCTTATCAGCGGTGGCgggcgtatgagttgggtagcccggccgagttagcttcacttacatgggttcagttttcagagatattcttgagagagtttgtacctcagtcccttcgggatgcatggtaggcggagtttgagcagctgcgccagggcactatgtcagtatcAGAGTATGTCATTAGGTTCAGTGATTTTTCCAGACAcgcacctgctttggtcgccacAATCAGAGAGCATGTCTGTAGATTCATTAAgggactcaggcatgatattcgatTCAACATGactcgggagttagagtcagatgtttcatttcagcaggtggtagggatcactCACCGTGTAGAGGACATGTGGGATCAGGAGAGTGAGGAcagggaggcgaggaggcctcgtagaccggagagatctactagTCCTTATTTttgaggcagggtacgacatggtagaagTTTTGTAGGTCAGCctgttcagtttgcacttcaggcttcgcacagtaTTTCAGGTGTTCATAGGTCTCAGAGTACTCGTATGGCACAGTTCCCACAGTCACGTCaacagagaggttgcttcgagtgtgtaGATACCAGCCACAgagtgagagattgtcctagactccagACATGTATGTCATAAcagagtattcaggcgagtagagggcgcccaagaggggaaggcccgtcCCGTTGATGTTTTTCATATAGTAGATTTGAGGCCACTACGCCAGATGTTGTCATACATGTATGCTTTTAAATTGTTACAGAGGGGCatcattcgtattttgattcgattctgcttatcggggcgagttcccaTATTTGTTGTTCCACTTATGGGTGAGTTCATAACTTAGTATTCTGTatatgtatttgcccctgttgGGAAACTCTATGAGCGGTAGCCCTTGTCTATCATTTGTTTCTATTTATTATTGAGAGTTTCGAGgttagaagtgaattcatgttgtctattatggcaggtttaatgtgattcctgagtaattgGGTTacaatttgtgatttgatactctaccagggtgagagttcagtaagtattgtgattttattggcagaatagagttagtggaagatttccattggtatgatgtgtattcgacttgtgattcagaggtgagggtgagaccctcgcgattccatgtgaattgatatgtttgagcccggctgcgtgccgcggtggaagttatatcaggatgggaTTCTTGTGgtttgttcatatactttgatttttcctatttaaattaatttgtaGTATGGTACTAttagagagttgtgcctgtcgggcttgtttgatatttctcttatgtgtttctctttacgtattcagtcattttcgttatgtgcttcttaagttttagcttgcggggtgtgtTCCAGGTGGTGtcagttgtgacttgttgattcgggtgtatagttaagaggtctttatttttcttgcatcgTCGTTAGTGTTATGGAGGTTTGAAACAgggttctaacggatatgaggctaattatcggtgctggttttgattaAGGGTAGCTAttatgatcagaaatgttattatgggcctatgtgtgatGTGTCATGTTGTGTGGTCTTACCTTGTGGGTGTgggcatgagttgttacagctggttgagactgataccggttatggatttagaattgggtcttttgaagataaatgggaggtgagaattttgactctaaggcttatcggtgttggtagaaagggtgaattacagttgagatggtgtcgtcaggcttatgtgggttggggtgatgtggggtcacccgcgggtgtatgttggatatgtgcattcagtgatttgaagacttcgaggcgattcttggcacgttcgaggacgaatgtttgtttaagagggaaaggatgtaacgacccggccggtcattttgagaatttaagtctcgttcgagCATAAGGCCCTGAGCGGCTTCGTATTATATTTATTGACTTGTGTGCgtagttgaattcagttaccggataattcggagtgatttgggacacttagtccctaacacgaaagcttaagtcttaggattttgaccgtagtcggaaccagtggcggacccaggatttttaTCAAGCGGGTTCAAAATGCAAAGAAGCAAATatacaaagaggtcaacaaaaactatatattattaaaatatattattaCAACTGTCCTCTATGAGTTTTCATTTCCTGAAGCGTATTCATAATAGTCTCATCAGAAATGGtgctaaatatttttctttctacatAAGGTACCAAACAACCGCTCATGAATTCATCATTCATTCGGTTTCGCAACTCACTCTTGATCAACTTCATCACCGAGAAAGTTCTTTCAACTGTAGCAATGGCAACTGGTAGAAGCAAAGAAAATTTCACAAGGTGAAATACAAATGGATAATTCAAATGCTTCTTTGTCTTAACTAGTGTTTCAGAAAGATCAACAAGTCCTTGTAGATTTGAGAACCTTTCAtcaacatcatgaacatcaacaAAATAAGTTTCAAGTTGATTCTTGAGTGTAACCATTATATTCTCATCAAAATCGTCAGGATATTATTCAGTCATCATCAATATCTTGTTTATGTCAAAACTGGAAAATGAATCAACTGGATTTAAGCAAGCTACTCCAACAAGCAAGTTCGTTGTCACCTCATTAAAACGAGCATTGAGTTCTTGAACTTGCCAATCAATAATCTTaaaaaatatatcaacatgaTAGTGATGTAAAATAGTATAATCAGCAACTTTACGTCGAGATCTTCCGGAGTTAACATAGAAGTCATCAAAGTTTGGTATCAAAATATTATACTTGACACAAAATGCAGACACCTTATCAATAAGTGAATCACATTCTTCTTCTCTTAGCTTTTGCAACCGTTTCTTTGCCACTTCAACAAGTAGAATAGCATTTGCAATATCTTGCTCCTTTTTTTGTAAGGATGTATTAAGCTCATTTGTGATCCCCAAAACATCTCTCATTAGGTGCAACATGAAAGCAACCTCAAATGTTTGACAAGTGCTAAGATATCCCTTTGCCTTAGCTCTTTCTTCTAAAGTCCGGGCATCAACAACGATAGTATCAAGAACATCAATATTTGAGCCAAACATAGAAACAAAGCTCTTAAAGGATTTGTAGTGCGAACCCCAACGAGTATCGGCAGCTCTGGCAAGACCAAGTTCTTGATTCAAACCCCTATCAGTTTCAAGTTTACCCATGTCTAATGCCTCTTAAACTTTTTCTGCTTGAGGTTCTCGAAGATCATCCATACGTTTAAAAGAACCCCCCACTATATTCAATACATTAGAAACCAACAATACAAGTTCTCCTACTTCAAGACAATTTTTGGATACCGCAACAAGAGTCAATTGAAGTTGGTatgcaaaataataataaatggaatAAGCAGATTTACTTTCTTGTTGAATCAAAGTTTTGAGGCCACGTAAATCCCCTTGCATGTTGCTTGCTCCATCATAGCACTGTCCACGCACATAAGATAAACTCAAAGAATGTTGAGCAAGGTAATCAACAATTGCTTCCTTTAAACATAAAGCACTAGTATTACGAACATGAACGATCCTAATAAAATATTCCACCACAGATCCACATCTATTAACATATCGCAAGATAATAGCTAATTGCTCTTTGCGTGATGCATCACATGATTCATCAACTAGCAATGCGAAAAAAGTCTCCATTTAGATCGTCCATAATTGCTTTAACTGTTTCAATTTTACATGCAATGATAATGTCTTTTTGAATTTTATGAGAGGTCAACTGATCATTCTTTGGAGCCTTTTTCAACACAAGATCACGGATTTTTATCGCACCTCTCTACATACCATGAAAGAATCTCAAGAAAGTTACCCTTGTTTAATGATGATTCATCTTCACGATGTCTACGGAATGCCAATCCTTGATTCAATAGGAGTCTCACAACCTCAATTGAAGCCTTCAAGCGAATTTTGTATTCGAGCTTGGTTTGACTGGAATTCCTAtcaaatgaagtttgaattgagtGTTTTTGTTTTAATAGATCTCCACATTTCCTTTTTGCATGATTACAAATAATGATCGACTTACCAACATGAATATCCAATCTCTTCTTTTTTGCCAACTCTAAGTTCCTAAACTTGAAAATACATCGCCTCCACCTTGATGAATGTCTTCATCTTGAAACAAGTAACAACACAAACAATAAGCTGTATCTTCTATCACATTGTACTCCAACCAATTACAATATTCATCAAACCATTTACGATTGAAACGGCGCTTTAAGCCCGAAAAATCTCTTTGA
This DNA window, taken from Nicotiana tabacum cultivar K326 chromosome 15, ASM71507v2, whole genome shotgun sequence, encodes the following:
- the LOC142169616 gene encoding uncharacterized protein LOC142169616, whose amino-acid sequence is MVTLKNQLETYFVDVHDVDERFSNLQGLVDLSETLVKTKKHLNYPFVFHLVKFSLLLPVAIATVERTFSVMKLIKSELRNRMNDEFMSGCLVPYVERKIFSTISDETIMNTLQEMKTHRGQL
- the LOC107820506 gene encoding uncharacterized protein LOC107820506, whose protein sequence is MGKLETDRGLNQELGLARAADTRWGSHYKSFKSFVSMFGSNIDVLDTIVVDARTLEERAKAKGYLSTCQTFEVAFMLHLMRDVLGITNELNTSLQKKEQDIANAILLVEVAKKRLQKLREEECDSLIDKVSAFCVKYNILIPNFDDFYVNSGRSRRKVADYTILHHYHVDIFFKIIDWQVQELNARFNEVTTNLLVGVACLNPVDSFSSFDINKILMMTE